CGCCTGGACCAGTCAGAACGCTTCCAGGCCCTGAGCACCTTCGCCCCGGCCGCCTCGAAGCAACTGCTGTTCTCCGCCATCGGCGTGGGCACGCTGGTCGCGGTCCTGGCCATCCTGAAGGACCACCGCATCCTGCAGCGCTACACGTACATCTCCATGGTCGTGGCGCTGTTCCTGCTGATCCTGCCGATGTTCTTCCCCGCCGTGAACGGCGCCAAGATCTGGATCAAGATCCCGGGCTTCGGTACGCTCCAGCCCGGCGAGTTCGCCAAGATCATCATCACCGTGTTCTTCTCGGGTTACCTGATGGTCAAGCGGGACGCGCTGGCCCTGGCCAGCCGCCGCTTCATGGGCCTGTACCTGCCCCGCGGACGGGACCTCGGCCCGATCCTCGCCATCTGGGCGATGTCGATCCTGATCCTCGTCTTCGAGACCGACCTCGGCACCTCGCTGCTCTTCTTCGGCATGTTCGTCGTCATGCTCTACGTGGCGACCGAGCGCACCAGCTGGATCGTCTTCGGTCTGCTGATGTCGGCAGTCGGCGCGGTCAGCGTCGCCACGTTCGAACCGCACGTCCAGCAGCGCGTCACCGCCTGGCTCGACCCCTTCGCGGGCTGGGGCGAGGTGGCCGCGAGCGAGCAGATGGCGAAGTCCCTGATGGCCTTCGGCTCCGGAGGCACGCTGGGCACCGGACTCGGGCAGGGCAATTCCGACCTGATCGGCTTCGCCGCCAACTCCGACTTCATCCTCGCCACGGTCGGCGAAGAGCTCGGGCTCGCCGGGATGATGGCCGTGCTTCTCGTCTACGGCCTGATCGTCGAGCGGGGCGTACGCACCGCCCTGGCGGCCCGTGACCCGTTCGGCAAGCTGCTCGCGATCGGCCTCTCCGGCTCGTTCGCCATCCAGGTGTTCGTCGTCGCCGGCGGCGTGATGGGCCTCATCCCGCTCACCGGTATGACGATGCCATTCCTGGCCGCAGGCGGTTCCTCGGTGCTCGCCAACTGGGCCCTGATCGCCATTCTGATCAGAATCAGCGATACCGCCCGCCGCCCGGCTCCGGCCCCCTCACCGTCGACCGACGCCGAAATGACCCAGGTGGTCCGACCGTGAACAAGCCGCTGCGCCGGATCGCCGTCTTCTGCGGAATCCTCGTCCTCGCGCTCCTCATCCGGGACAACTGGCTCCAGTACGTCCGTGCCGACGAACTCAACAGCCACAAGTACAACCGCCGCGTCGAGATCGAGCGGTACGCCCACGAGCGCGGCGACATCATCGTCGACGGCAAGGCGATCACCGGCTCCGTCGAGACCGAGGACAGCGACTTCAAGTACAAGCGGGTCTGGAAGAACGGCCCCCTGTGGGCCCCGGTGACCGGCTATTCGTCCCAGGCCTTCGACTCCTCGCAGCTGGAGAACCTGGAGGACGGCATCCTCACCGGCAACGACGACCAGCTGTTCTTCGACCGGACGCTGTCGATGTTCACCGGCGAGAAGAAGCGCGGCGGCAACATCGTCACGACGCTGAACGGCGCCGCCCAGAAGGCCGCCTTCAAGGGGCTCGGCGAGAAGAAGGGCGCGGTGGTCGCCCTCGATCCCAAGAGCGGTGCCATCCTCGCCCTCGCGAGCACCCCGTCCTACGACCCCTCGGTCTTCGCCGGGAACTCCATGGAGGACTCGGACAACCGGCAGAAGCTCCTGAAGGACAAGGACAAGCCGATGCTCAACCGGGCCTTGCGCGAGACCTACCCCCCGGGCTCCACCTTCAAGGTCGTCACCGCCGCCGCCGCCCTGGAGAACGGGCTGTACGACGACATCGACGCCAAAACGGACTCGCCACTGCCCTGGACGCTTCCGCAGTCCACCACGGAGCTCAAGAACGAGGGCAGCATCCCCTGCAAGGACGCCTCGCTGCGGGAGGCCCTGCGCTGGTCGTGCAACACCGTCTTCGGGAAGATGAGCGACGACCTCGGCAACCGGAAGATGATCGAGCAGACGGACAAGTTCGGCTTCAACAAGGAAGTCTTCACGCCCGTCCGCGCCGACGCGAGCATCTACCCCGAGGACAACAAGCCGCAGAACGCCATGGCCGGCATCGGTCAGGCATCGAACCGGACCACCCCGCTCCAGATGGCCATGGTGGCCTCCGCGATCGCCAACGACGGCAAGCTGATGCAGCCGTACATGGTCGCCGAGCGCCAGGCGCCCAACCTCGACCCGGTCTACACCCACGAGCCCGAGGAACTCAGCCGCGCGCTCTCCGGTGAGAACGCCCAGAAGGTCCAGCAGATGATGGAGACCGTGGTCAAGGACGGCACGGGAACCAACGCGCAGATCCCCGGCGTCACAGTGGGCGGCAAGACCGGTACCGCCCAGCACGGTCTGAACAACAGCGAGAAGCCGTACGCCTGGTTCATCTCGTACGCGAAGACCGACAACGGCTCCCCGGTCGCCGTCGCCGTCGTGGTCGAGGACGGCAACGCCAACCGGGACGACATCTCCGGTGGCGGCCTGGCCGCCCCCATCGCGCGCGACGTGATGAAGGCGGTCATCGACAGCAAGAAGTGAGACCCGCCACGGCTGCCGCCCGTCATACCGGACATCGCATACCGGTCGGATATCGGCTGACGGGTGCGGGCTGATCACGTAACCCGTGCCCGGTAGCGTATGCGCGAACAGCGCACCGCCGCGGACCACACACGGGTGCGGTCGGGACTGACGGAGAGGGCTGGAACAGTTATGGAAGAGCCGCGTCGCCTCGGCGGCCGGTACGAGCTGGGCTCGGTGCTCGGCCGTGGTGGCATGGCCGAGGTCTACCTCGCCCACGACACCCGGCTCGGCCGCACCGTAGCTGTGAAGACGCTCCGGGCCGATCTGGCCCGTGACCCGTCGTTCCAGGCCCGGTTCCGCCGAGAGGCCCAGTCGGCCGCCTCGCTCAACCACCCCGCGATCGTCGCCGTGTACGACACCGGCGAGGACTACGTCGACGGGGTCTCCATCCCGTACATCGTGATGGAGTACGTCGACGGATCGACGCTGCGGGAACTGCTGCACTCCGGCCGCAGACTGCTCCCCGAGCGCACGCTGGAGATGACCGTCGGCATTCTGCAGGCCCTGGAGTACTCGCACCGCGCCCAGATCGTCCACCGCGACATCAAGCCGGCGAACGTCATGCTGACGCGCACCGGTCAGGTCAAGGTGATGGACTTCGGCATCGCCCGCGCCATGGGCGACTCCGGAATGACGATGACGCAGACCGCCGCGGTCATCGGCACCGCCCAGTACCTCTCCCCGGAGCAGGCCAAGGGCGAGCAGGTCGACGCACGCTCCGACCTGTACTCCACCGGCTGTCTGCTCTACGAGCTGCTCGCCGTGCGGCCCCCGTTCGTCGGGGACTCGCCCGTCGCGGTGGCCTACCAGCACGTCCGCGAGGAGCCGCAGCCGCCGAGCACCTTCGACCCCGAGATCACGCCCGAGATGGACGCGATCGTGCTGAAGGCGCTCACCAAGGACCCGGACTACCGCTACCAGTCCGCCGACGAGATGCGCGCCGACATCGAGGCATGCCTCGACGGCCAGCCGGTCGCGGCCACGGCGGCGATGGGCGCCGCGGGGTACGGGGGCTACGACGGCTACAACCCCGACCAGCCCACCACCGCCCTGCGCCCGGCCGACCCGAACAACGCGCAGACCTCGATGCTGCCGCCGGTCAACCCGGACGACGGCGGCTACGGCTACGACGACCGCCAGGGCCGCCGGCGCCAGCAGAAGAAGAGCAACACCTCGACGATCCTGCTGGTCGTCGCGGGCATCCTGGTCCTGGTCGGCGCGATCCTGATCGGCCGGGTGATCTTCTCCGAGAACGGGGGCGACAACCAGGTCAAGGCCCCGAACCTGGTGGGCTCCACGCTCGAGGAAGCGCAGACGCTCGCGTCCAGATCCGGCGTCACCGTCGCAAAGGGCGCCGAAGAGCCGTGCGAGCAGCAGGAGAAGGGCCAGATCTGCTCCCAGGACCCGTCGCCCGACGCGATGATGGACAAGGACGGCACCGTCACGGTCGTCGTCTCGTCCGGAGCGCCGCAGGTCGAGGTCCCCAACGTCCTGGAGAAGTCCGAGGACGGCGCCCGCGAGGTTCTCGAAGGAGACGGCTTCACAGTCAACGTCACCACGGAAGAGTCCGAGAAGCCCGAGGGGACGGTGATCAAGCAGGACCCCAAGGGCGGCGCGAAGGCCAACGAGGAGTCCGAGGTCACCATCACCCTGGCCGTCCAGGCCACGCTCGACCTGCCCGACATGCGGACCCGCACGTTCGAGGCAGCGGAGCAGCAGCTGCGCGGCATCGGGTTCACCAACGTCTCGCGGACCGACGTGGAGTCGGACAAGCCGGCCGGCGAGGTGATCGAGCAGACCCCCACGGGCCCGAGCAAGCAGGGCAAGGACGTGCAGATCGTCCTCAAGGTCTCCAAGGGCCCGGCCCAGCCGGAGCAGGTCCAGATCCCCGGTGACCTCGGCGGCAAGTCGTACCAGGACGCGAAGGCCCAGCTCGAAGGACTCGGGTTCGTGGTCCAGCTCGCCCCGAACTCGGTCGACAAGCCGAACGCCCGGGTGATCACCAGCAGCCCGGCGCCGACCACCCAGGCGGACAAGGGCAGCACCGTCGTCCTCGTGACCATCGAGGGCGGCGGGAACGGCGGCAACGGCGGGGGCTTCATCGGAGGCCTGGGCGACGACTGAACCACGCCCACCGCACCCGACACGGGAAGGGCCCCGGTCACCATCCTGGTGACCGGGGCCCTTCCCGTGTGCGGGGAGTCCCGGCGAGGGCTCAGCGCAGCTCGGCCGGCTTCGTCCGGTCCTTGTCGACCTTCTCCGTACGCTCCAGCTCGCCCCAGACGATGTACCGGTACTTCGAGGTGTAGACCGGGGTGCAGGTCGTCAGCGTGATGTAGCGGCCGGGCTTTTTGACGCCCGACTCCTCCGGGACCGGCTGGATCACGTCGACGTTGAACTTCGAGGTCTCGGGGAGCGTCTTGTAGACCTTGTAGACGTACCAGGTGTCCTTGGTCTCGAAGACGACCGGATCACCGTTCTTCAGCTTGTGGATGTTGTGGAACTTCGCACCGTGCCCGTCGCGGTGCGCGGCCAGCGTGAAGTTGCCCTCGTCGTCCCACGGGAGGGCCGACTCCACGGGGTCGGTGTAGTAGCCCGCGATGCCGTTGTTGAGGGTCTTGGGGTCGGTGCCCTTCTTGACCAGCACCTCGCCGTTCTTCATGGCGGGCACGTGCAGGAAGCCGATGCCGTCCCTGGTGTCCAGGGCGCCCGGGCCGCCCGCCCACTTGCTGCGGACCGTGTCGCCCTGCCGTCCGGCCTCGCGGTCGGCGAGCACGTTGGTCCACCACAAGGAGTAGACGACGAACAGCGCGAGCACCAGGCCCGCGGTGATGAGCAGTTCGCCGAAGACGCCGACGGCCGTCGCCACGGGGTGGCGGCGGCGTACCGGGGGCAGGGACGCCGACGTGTCGGTCCGCTCGTCGTGCTCGGTCCTCGCTGCCACCGCACCGTCCCTGTCGTGAGGATGTTCAGCCGACGAGCGCGTCGGGCTTTCCCTCGCTGCGTGGCCGTTCGTCGACCATCTTGCCCCAGACGATCAGGCGGTAGGTACTCGTGAATTCCGGCGTACAGGTCGTCAGCGTGAGGTATCTGCCCGGCTTCGTGAACCCGGAACCGACCGGGATCGGCTCGATCACCGAGATGTTGGACGGCGAGGTCTGCGGGAGGATGCCGGCCATCTCGTACGTGTAGTACGCGTCCCGGGTCTCGACCACGATCGGGTCGCCGGGGTTCAGCTTGTTGATGTAGCGGAACGGTTCGCCATGGGTGTTGCGGTGACCGGCCACGGAGAAGTTGCCCTGCTTGTCGGAGGGCATCGCCGTCTTGAGCTTGCCCTCGCCGTAGTGGCCGATCATCCCCCGGTCGAGGACCTTCTCCTTGTCGATGCCCTCGGCGATCGGGGCGACCACGTCCAGCTTGGGGATGTGCATGATCGCGAAGCCCTCGCCGGGCGCGAACACCCCTGGTCTGCGGTCGCCGTTGGCCCATTCGTCCTGGATCCGGTTCGTCTCCTTGCCCGCGATCTGGTCGGCCCGGACGTTGGTCCACCACAGTTGGTAGGTGACGAACAGCAGCATCAGGACGCCCAGCGAGATGAACACCTCGCCGACCGCCCGGCTGGCGATGACCGCCGGGCTGTCCTTCGCCGCCCGAGCGGCGCGCCGGGCCTCCACCCGGGACATCGGCGCGGCGGCCGGGGCGGCCTTCTGCTGCGGGGACGCCCCCGGGCGCCGACGTCCGCGCCCCTTGGCCGCCCGCCGCCGCTCGGCCCGCCCGCCGGGGGCCGGGGCGGGGCCGAGCTCCGTCTCCGCGGGTATGCGGGCGAGCACTTCGGTGCGCGGCTCGGCGTGAAGGCCCGGCGGGTCCGGGACCGGGGCCGGGGCCGGTTCCTCGGCCGGAGCCACCGAGGGCACCGGGTCCGCCGGGGCCATGCGCGCAGACGGCTCCTGGGGCCCGTACCAGTCACGTTGGTACCCGGCGGGGTCATACCACTCGTTCGGGGTTCCCTGGGGCTGCTGAGGCCCTTGAGAGGGCGCTTGGTGAAGCTCTCGGGGGGCCGCGTACCCCGCCTCGTACGAGGACTGCGCCGCGGACTGCACCGCGTGCGGCGCCTCGGGTTCCGCCGCCGGGACGGTGTCCGACCGGAACCACGGCGACGTGTGCCCGCCGGGCAGCGGATCGTTGAGCGGATCCGCGAGGCCCTCCACCGCCGCCACGAACGCGCCGTCGGTCCCGTACGCCCCGTGCGCGTCGGGGCCTTCCGGTCCGGCGGCGTGCCCGGGGCGGCCTGCGGTCACGCGGCCGCCTTGCCCACCACCGGCGCGAGCCCCGCCGAGCGCGCGACGGCCCCCTGGTCTCCGCACTGCTCCAGCCAGTTGGCGAGCATCAGGTGGCCGTGTTCGGTGAGCACCGACTCGGGGTGGAACTGCACGCCCTCCACCGCCCGGTCGCGGTGGCGCAGCCCCATGATGATGCCGTCCGCCGTGCGGGCGGTGACCTCCAGCTCGGGGGGCAGCTCGCCGGGTTCGGCGGCGAGCGAGTGGTAGCGCGTCGCGGTGAAGGGGGACGGCAGCCCGGCGAAGACGCCCCTGCCCTCGTGGGTCACGGGAGAGGTCTTGCCGTGCAGCAGCTCGGGGGCCCGGTCGACGACTCCGCCGTACGCCACCGCCATCGACTGCATCCCCAGGCAGACGCCGAAGACCGGAACGCCGGTGTCCGCGCAGTGGCGCACCATCTCGACGCAGACGCCGGCCTGCTCGGGAGTCCCGGGCCCCGGCGACAGCAGGACGCCGTCGAAGCCGTCCTGGGCGTGGGCGGGAGTCACCTCGTCGTTGCGCAGCACCTCGCACTCGGCGCCGAGCTGGTACAGGTACTGGACGAGGTTGAAGACGAAGCTGTCGTAGTTGTCCACGACGAGGATGCGTGCGCTCACTGGCCGGCTCCTGCTCCACCGGCGCTCGCGCCGTCGACGGTCACATCACCGAACGGGAGCAGCGGCTCCGCCCACGGGAACACGTACTGGAACAGTGCGTAGACGACCGCCAGGATCAGCGCGAGCGCGATGATGCTGCGCACCCATGCGTTGCCCGGCAGATGCCGCCAGATCCAGCCGTACATGCTGACCCCTCCATTCGGTACCCGCACCAGACTAGAGGGCCGCGGCACAAGCGTGGGTCCGCTGGGGAAAAGGGGTCGCCGTACGTCCGCCGGTGGCCGGCCACCGCGAAGTTGCCCGTATCGCCGGGGCGGGCGGTTCCGCTGTAGTGCCCGAACCCTTTCTGCAAGG
This sequence is a window from Streptomyces parvus. Protein-coding genes within it:
- a CDS encoding FtsW/RodA/SpoVE family cell cycle protein, with protein sequence MSVVTNTTTIGAIDAPSRRNTELVLVVFAVAISVFAYANVGLALNGELPSGMLGYGAGLALLGGVAHLVVRRFAKYADPLLLPLATLLNGLGLALIWRLDQSERFQALSTFAPAASKQLLFSAIGVGTLVAVLAILKDHRILQRYTYISMVVALFLLILPMFFPAVNGAKIWIKIPGFGTLQPGEFAKIIITVFFSGYLMVKRDALALASRRFMGLYLPRGRDLGPILAIWAMSILILVFETDLGTSLLFFGMFVVMLYVATERTSWIVFGLLMSAVGAVSVATFEPHVQQRVTAWLDPFAGWGEVAASEQMAKSLMAFGSGGTLGTGLGQGNSDLIGFAANSDFILATVGEELGLAGMMAVLLVYGLIVERGVRTALAARDPFGKLLAIGLSGSFAIQVFVVAGGVMGLIPLTGMTMPFLAAGGSSVLANWALIAILIRISDTARRPAPAPSPSTDAEMTQVVRP
- a CDS encoding penicillin-binding protein 2 yields the protein MNKPLRRIAVFCGILVLALLIRDNWLQYVRADELNSHKYNRRVEIERYAHERGDIIVDGKAITGSVETEDSDFKYKRVWKNGPLWAPVTGYSSQAFDSSQLENLEDGILTGNDDQLFFDRTLSMFTGEKKRGGNIVTTLNGAAQKAAFKGLGEKKGAVVALDPKSGAILALASTPSYDPSVFAGNSMEDSDNRQKLLKDKDKPMLNRALRETYPPGSTFKVVTAAAALENGLYDDIDAKTDSPLPWTLPQSTTELKNEGSIPCKDASLREALRWSCNTVFGKMSDDLGNRKMIEQTDKFGFNKEVFTPVRADASIYPEDNKPQNAMAGIGQASNRTTPLQMAMVASAIANDGKLMQPYMVAERQAPNLDPVYTHEPEELSRALSGENAQKVQQMMETVVKDGTGTNAQIPGVTVGGKTGTAQHGLNNSEKPYAWFISYAKTDNGSPVAVAVVVEDGNANRDDISGGGLAAPIARDVMKAVIDSKK
- the pknB gene encoding Stk1 family PASTA domain-containing Ser/Thr kinase, which produces MEEPRRLGGRYELGSVLGRGGMAEVYLAHDTRLGRTVAVKTLRADLARDPSFQARFRREAQSAASLNHPAIVAVYDTGEDYVDGVSIPYIVMEYVDGSTLRELLHSGRRLLPERTLEMTVGILQALEYSHRAQIVHRDIKPANVMLTRTGQVKVMDFGIARAMGDSGMTMTQTAAVIGTAQYLSPEQAKGEQVDARSDLYSTGCLLYELLAVRPPFVGDSPVAVAYQHVREEPQPPSTFDPEITPEMDAIVLKALTKDPDYRYQSADEMRADIEACLDGQPVAATAAMGAAGYGGYDGYNPDQPTTALRPADPNNAQTSMLPPVNPDDGGYGYDDRQGRRRQQKKSNTSTILLVVAGILVLVGAILIGRVIFSENGGDNQVKAPNLVGSTLEEAQTLASRSGVTVAKGAEEPCEQQEKGQICSQDPSPDAMMDKDGTVTVVVSSGAPQVEVPNVLEKSEDGAREVLEGDGFTVNVTTEESEKPEGTVIKQDPKGGAKANEESEVTITLAVQATLDLPDMRTRTFEAAEQQLRGIGFTNVSRTDVESDKPAGEVIEQTPTGPSKQGKDVQIVLKVSKGPAQPEQVQIPGDLGGKSYQDAKAQLEGLGFVVQLAPNSVDKPNARVITSSPAPTTQADKGSTVVLVTIEGGGNGGNGGGFIGGLGDD
- a CDS encoding class E sortase, which codes for MAARTEHDERTDTSASLPPVRRRHPVATAVGVFGELLITAGLVLALFVVYSLWWTNVLADREAGRQGDTVRSKWAGGPGALDTRDGIGFLHVPAMKNGEVLVKKGTDPKTLNNGIAGYYTDPVESALPWDDEGNFTLAAHRDGHGAKFHNIHKLKNGDPVVFETKDTWYVYKVYKTLPETSKFNVDVIQPVPEESGVKKPGRYITLTTCTPVYTSKYRYIVWGELERTEKVDKDRTKPAELR
- a CDS encoding class E sortase, yielding MTAGRPGHAAGPEGPDAHGAYGTDGAFVAAVEGLADPLNDPLPGGHTSPWFRSDTVPAAEPEAPHAVQSAAQSSYEAGYAAPRELHQAPSQGPQQPQGTPNEWYDPAGYQRDWYGPQEPSARMAPADPVPSVAPAEEPAPAPVPDPPGLHAEPRTEVLARIPAETELGPAPAPGGRAERRRAAKGRGRRRPGASPQQKAAPAAAPMSRVEARRAARAAKDSPAVIASRAVGEVFISLGVLMLLFVTYQLWWTNVRADQIAGKETNRIQDEWANGDRRPGVFAPGEGFAIMHIPKLDVVAPIAEGIDKEKVLDRGMIGHYGEGKLKTAMPSDKQGNFSVAGHRNTHGEPFRYINKLNPGDPIVVETRDAYYTYEMAGILPQTSPSNISVIEPIPVGSGFTKPGRYLTLTTCTPEFTSTYRLIVWGKMVDERPRSEGKPDALVG
- a CDS encoding aminodeoxychorismate/anthranilate synthase component II, translating into MSARILVVDNYDSFVFNLVQYLYQLGAECEVLRNDEVTPAHAQDGFDGVLLSPGPGTPEQAGVCVEMVRHCADTGVPVFGVCLGMQSMAVAYGGVVDRAPELLHGKTSPVTHEGRGVFAGLPSPFTATRYHSLAAEPGELPPELEVTARTADGIIMGLRHRDRAVEGVQFHPESVLTEHGHLMLANWLEQCGDQGAVARSAGLAPVVGKAAA